One Coffea eugenioides isolate CCC68of chromosome 2, Ceug_1.0, whole genome shotgun sequence genomic window, CTCTAACATTTGTAGTTGCCACATCACTGTTATAAATTCCTCCCTCAATCATTTCTTGAAGATTTTGTGATTTGTCATTGTAGCATCGATTAATAAAATGACCTAAAGGAGTCTGATCTTTCTAGCTTTGACGTTGTTCTTAATTCTAGTCGCTATATTTTTCACTTCTTTTTGATCTATCAGTTGATTCTTGACTAATATTACAAACTGATAGATGAAAGCTGTTGTCTATTTTCCAGTTTTATGCCCATTCATTGTGGTGCAGAGACAGATCTCCGTTTTGTATTTTGTGCAGGTGAGGAAGATGCTTTTAAGTCCTTCTTATTGAAATTCTTATACTGATAGATAATATTAACAGTTTAATGTATCAGTGGCCATCTGCTTTTTGTTGGGCAATTGGAGTGGTCTGGACAGGGAGAAAGCAAAGGATTACATAATAAAGTGTCAGGTATGTAAAGCTTGTATGCCATGTTTAgtttgtttaattattcaagTTGCAAACATATGTTCCTATTGTGTATCTGAGATACTTTTAAGATGTGCTTACAAGTGTTGTCCTTGCAGTCATATGATGGTGGTTTTGGGTTGATTCCTGGTTCGGAATCACATGGTGAGTGGACACAATTGTGTATGATCTTGGCATCTGCTTGATCTTCAGCGCATTGAAGTTTTTTTCTCGTCTTTTTTCCTGCAAATAAACAAACTTCTCTTTGTTTCTTTGGTAGTCTTCAATGGTTTTTGATCAACTTATCTTTTTCAGTTTCTTTTGCTAGGTGTCATTGTACTCgattgtttttttctttctaaacCCATAATATTAGTGGTGTTGGATGCAGCTTTATTCTGCTTCCCTTTCACATACAATTTGAAAATCAAACAGCTGTATCTTTTTAGCAGCAGGTTATTTGTTGAACAGCATTGGTCTTTTTCTGCTAGGTTATTcttttttgtccatttttattCTGCCAGGTTATTCTTGTTTTGttagtttatttttgtttttaacagcgttgtttttttttgtatagAACGTCACTGTTTATCAGCAGGTTGTTTGGTACGGGGTAGTGGTTGCTCAACTTTTTTCCTTGGGGggatcatttttattatttttgcaaGGCCGTTCCTATATGAATTTACTCCTCGAATGATTAGTGACTTCTGGATCTGGGAGATACTTCCTGTTTCCTAATTCAGTTTTGTTCTCCTTTTGAGAATGCTGAAAAATTGAGAGAAACATAGTAGTAGGATACTGTGAAATACTCATGGGTTTCTTTACTTAGTATCACAGGGGGTGCCACCTACTGTGCTGTTGCATCTCTCCGCTTGATGGGCTACATAGCAGATGATCCATTGTCTAAAGTTATGTCCCCTTGCATTATAGATGTGCCAATGCTGGTTGACTGGTGCTTGCAGGTTGGTTTTCTTCATCTATAAACAAATATGGTTAGTCCCAGAGTCTAAAAGCTTTTGAATGATGCGTTGCACATTCCCTTGATTCAGCACAGGAAAGAACTTTATTTCATTGTACAAGAGTGTGAGGAGGAATTTTTCCATAACATTGTACAAACCTGTCCATAATTTATGACTTCAACTAGCCTTTCACTATGGATATAGATGAGAATACTTCTAAAACAACCAGCAGTTTATACTTAATATGCCCACAGGGTCCCCTTTTGTTCTTAGATGATTAGCATATTGCTTCTTTGCCTGTTTCAGAGGCAGGCAGAAGACGGTGGATTTCAAGGCAGACCAAACAAGCTTACTGATACATGTTATGCATTTTGGTAAGTTCAAAACTTCCATTTTAACTTCCTGAGCTTGGTTGCATTTCTGATGGCATGATTGGTACTGCACTTCTACAGGGTAGGAGGAGTTCTCAAAATCTTAGGAGCTGAGAAGTTTATTGATGAAGGGGGTTTACGAGGATTTTTACTGACTTGTCAGTCCCAGGTGCTGGCTTCTTCTACATACAATGTGTTTGTTATTATTAAGATGTGTTTGTCAGTCCTAGGATTTTACTGACTTGTTAGTATTAAGATGTGTTTGTTATTTAGTTCGTAAAATCTTGTAAATTATGAATATATCAGGAATCATTAAGGTCTCACTCCGTACAGCACGTACAAAAGAACTCAATTAATAAACATGCAATTGCATGGGCAAGAACTAAATTGATAATTACGAGATTAATATTGGaaaacccccccccccaaaaaaaacccATGAAGCAAACAATCCAAAAACTTCATGATTTCCTGTTTACTTTGTGCCATTCAATTCTAATTCTCCTCACCTAAGTGTTAGGAAAGTGTCTGCCAATGCTAATGTCCCTTGTAACAGTATAGTTGTAGCCAGGGCGTTCCTCATTTCCTTATTCAAAATATTATGGGTTGCAAGAAGGAGCGGTAAGTTATCTGGCAGTGGATTATGGGAGGAAGTTGGGGGAAATCATTCATAGCATGTGGGCGTTATTGGCAAATAGAAACTATGTTCCATGAATAGGTCTCTCAGGCTTTACCGATGTAGAAGATTACAACCTTTTGTGTGTCCCTATTCTCTCAGAGACACAGAaagcgttttttttttttttttccaactagattttcttgttttcccaCCCCTAACAAGTAAATTGCTGGATTTATGGATGACGTTTGGTTGTCTTCAAGATTTCTGAAGATGGTAGTGTTTTAAATGATATCTCATTGCTTTACCATGGTTTCTTAAATTGAAAAATGATTAAGCTTGTTCCTTCTCCTATATGAGACGGCTTCGTCTGCTTTTTACTTGTAATGAGTATGTAAGAAATGTAAATTTTGAGTTGCAAAATCTcatcattcctttttttttttttccagtatGGTGGTTTTAGTAAATCCTCCGGACAGTTCCCAGATCTTTACCACTCTTTCTACGGATTTTGTGCATTTAGTCTATTAGATGAACCTGGCCTAAACCCTGTCTCCGTTGAGGTAGGAGTAACAGAGATTGCTGCTGTCGGACTCTATCTCCAACTGTAATATTTAAGCTTGTGCTATTGGAACTTGGAAGTGCCATTGGGTTCTGGCTTAGTATCCCAATAATTGAGGAAGGATTTGGCCGGAGTGATTGTTAAGGTTTCATGCGGATGGTATCTGTCATGACAGCGCTGCCACCttactcttaattttttttttcattagtATTGATGGGATAGTATTGATGTACAATTTACTTTCTTGATCGTGATGTAAAACGAGATGGCAATCAGTTGCTACACCAATTATTGGGTACATTTGCGCCGCATTTGTGATTTTtcccaaattttatttttgcttgcTTGAGCTAAATATTCAAGAAGGTTTTAAGGTTATGACCGGTGTCACTTGAAGAATTATTATAAGCAACTAGCAGATTTTGCGTATGATGTAGGCATGTACTGCTGCTAGATGTTGCGTGGCATAGCACCAGCAAGGAGAAAGTGCATCCCACTTCTAATGAGTTGCCACGGATTACATGGTGTTGATTTTTGTTAGGTGGGCAGAAATGTACTATTTGTAAACTGTAGAAGCATTTAGATGGTGGAGTAAATTAGAAGTCATTTTTCAGTCATTAAGATGATGATTTCAAGTTGAGTAATCTAAACGCTGCTGGGTATATTATCAAACTGGTTTGAAGCTAAAGATAAAATTGGTTACTTATTTGGAAAGATGAAGCGTGAATGTGAATCAAAATGATACTTATAACCATCTTTCCTGTAAGACCAATTATTAGCCGTTGAatcccaaaaagaaagaaagaaagaaagaaaattggcCCCTACTCCCTATTCTATTCCTTGTGGTACAGCTTTTGCGATATTCGGTCAAGTTGTGATCATATCATATGCATTGGGTAAAAAAAGCGNNNNNNNNNNNNNNNNNNNNNNNNNNNNNNNNNNNNNNNNNNNNNNNNNNNNNNNNNNNNNNNNNNNNNNNNNNNNNNNNNNNNNNNNNNNNNNNNNNNNNNNNNNNNNNNNNNNNNNNNNNNNNNNNNNNNNNNNNNNNNNNNNNNNNNNNNNNNNNNNNNNNNNNNNNNNNNNNNNNNNNNNNNNNNNNNNNNNNNNNNNNNNNNNNNNNNNNNNNNNNNNNNNNNNNNNNNNNNNNNNNNNNNNNNNNNNNNNNNNNNNNNNNNNNNNNNNNNNNNNNNNNNNNNNNNNNNNNNNNNNNNNNNNNNNNNNNNNNNNNNNNNNNNNNNNNNNNNNNNNNNNNNNNNNNNNNNNNNNNNNNNNNNNNNNNNNNNNNNNNNNNNNNNNNNNNNNNNNNNNNNNNNNNNNNNNNNNNNNNNNNNNNNNNNNNNNNNNNNNNNNNNNNNNNNNNNNNNNNNNNNNNNNNNNNNNNNNNNNNNNNNNNNNNNNNNNNNNNNNNNNNNNNNNNNNNNNNNNNNNNNNNNNNNNNNNNNNNNNNNNNNNNNNNNNNNNNNNNNNNNNNNNNNNNNNNNNNNNNNNNNNNNNNNNNNNNNNNNNNNNNNNNNNNNNNNNNNNNNNNNNNNNNNNNNNNNNNNNNNNNNNNNNNNNNNNNNNNNNNNNNNNNNNNNNNNNNNNNNNNNNNNNNNNNNNNNNNNNNNNNNNNNNNNNNNNNNNNNNNNNNNNNNNNNNNNNNNNNNNNNNNNNNNNNNNNNNNNNNNNNNNNNNNNNNNNNNNNNNNNNNNNNNNNNNNNNNNNNNNNNNNNNNNNNNNNNNNNNNNNNNNNNNNNNNNNNNNNNNNNNNNNNNNNNNNNNNNNNNNNNNNNNNNNNNNNNNNNNNNNNNNNNNNNNNNNNNNNNNNNNNNNNNNNNNNNNNNNNNNNNNNNNNNNNNNNNNNNNNNNNNNNNNNNNNNNNNNNNNNNNNNNNNNNNNNNNNNNNNNNNNNNNNNNNNNNNNNNNNNNAATAGGtattttaatcatttaactaggggtgggcaaaaacACCCGCTAACTTGAAAACAAATCATATTCAATCCGATTCGATCTGAAAAATATGGTACCAAAATCCACAGTATTTAATCGGATCAAAAAAGGGTAGGGTATCCACTTATATGTGAGACGAATTAGGGTCACAAGATTAAAATTTGCGGGTATTCAATTTGTCCcgcatatatattatttatttttttaatttttatacatatactacaaaataatatttttagtgCTAATTGAGCAATTTCATTAAACAAATTGTACTATAAATATGAGAGACTATGGTTAGtttataatattcatttttAGAGGTTATGATCTTatgttttttagaaaaattttaattGGTGTGGAATATATATTTAAACAAGGTACTATttacaaaattaaattagtataaattattttcaaaaaaataaataataaatgagTATAGAATGGGTACTGTTTACCCGACCCTTTTTGAGCAAGTACTCAATTATTGGATATATGCTAATATACAGGTCGagtaaagattaaaaaaaaaaatgactgaTCGCAAAACAATGCATGGAGCGAGCATCAAACTTGCGCTTACCCTAATTTTAATCCTAAAGAATTGTGGCCAAGGTAGGGTGCGTCGTCCGGACAACAATGTGACTTTTGCAGACCTTTGTCGACAAATTATTTGTCATTTTCTGTCACGGCATCACGGGTTTGTGAATGTGGTTGTTCCACTATTCTGCTGCTCAACTTGCATACAGTACGAAGTAATCatcttttcaagaaaaattGCAAATGTTTTTGGGAAATATGCCAATTTAATCCTCAAATTATTTCACTAAAACCGATTTGGTCCCTTAATTTTTTATCGCATGAATTAAGCCCTTTAACTAAAATTTTTGTGCCAATTGAGGACCTATACGGTATCACTCCCCAAAACACATGTTTTTGTACACAAACCAACGACGAGACAGGAGCTTTTTTGGAagtaaaaaaatatgatttttatgggAAGCAAGACACCAATCATTTTGTATCCAAATTTGGAGAAACCTTTGCAAGCGAAATAGGTGAGCAAAATTAGGATTAATCTTCAAAAACAGGAATTGGAAATAGGcaagaacaaaaacaaaacattcAAATCAGACCTGGAATTGGAAATTGAGCTTGGCCATCCAGTTGCTCCAAATAAGCCTTATTAGCCGAACACCCCAGAAGGTCTCCCTCACTGCAGCCTGCGAAGGCCCCAAAGGAGGCGGGCGAGCTTCAAATGCTTTCAATAGCTTCCTAACTTTAAGATTAAGTGCGGCATAATGACAGCGATCGCCATCAAACATGTGCTCGGAGCAAATGGCCCCGCTTTCCAAAAGCATCCTAGCTGTATCCGTATGCCCCACAAGGCAAGGCTAGTAAAGGGCCACCGAATCCCATTGGTCCCAAGCATTTACGTTGATACCGGACTCCAACAAGTACTTCAACCGATCAACGTCGCCGGCCCTGGAAGGCTCATAAACATCGCCGTATGGGACCTTTTTTAAGGGAATTGAGGAGGCGAAGTCCTCAGGGTCCAAATCGATTCCAATTAATTCTGACATACCTGCAACGGATGATAAAAATTGCTAGTAATGATTAAATGCGGCAAAGGTGTTCGATGAAATGCCTCAGTGAAGTTTGCTTTGTTATTGTGGTAGAAATTAAACATCTGGGTTTTGTGAACTTAAGGACTAATCATGCTGGTGttgaattttcttaattttgacAGAaagattttcctttttctcttctgGTTTTAGGAATAAtgaaaatgatttccaaaatttcaccaaggAAGATAGAAAGGAAGGGAATGAAACTGTGACAGATACTGTATTGGTCTTTAGCATGGAACAGGCAAGAACAAAGTGGTTGGTGTCTTGCTTTCGTAGAAATCGTATCTTTTTACTTCCAAAAAAGCCCCTGCCTCTCTCGCCGTTGGTTTGTGTACAGAAACATGTGTTTTGGACGGTGACACCGTATAGGTCCTCAATTGGCATAAGAATTTTAATTAAAGGATTTAATTCATACGACAAAAGGTTAAGAGATCAAATAGGCTTTAGTGAAATAGTTTGAGGACAAAATTGACGTTTTTCCCAATATTTTTTGATTGCCTAACTTTTTTCATTCGTTAGCATTGAGAGCAAATGACAGATCATTTGAGCTATATGCAAATCCAGCTACTCGCCCATAGTTCGAGTCAAAAttcaatttgaaattatttaacACTAATTTCAATTTGAACTCGAACTGATCAAATCGAGTTAGAACTCAAGTTTTGTTAACTCATGAGTTAattcgattatatatatatacatatagtGAAATTACATACATTTCATAAtatgttattatttgttttaaaaaattactattttatttatttttaaaaaataaaataattatttttttaaaactggAGTTCGAGCTCGACTTAACTCGAATTTGAGTTTAAACTTTAAATTGAGAATTTGTCAAGCTCGAAATCAAGTTTAAATTTGGTACAATTTCGTCGAGACTAGAtttaattagatcaaaatttgACTCAATTCGACTTATTTGCAATCCCAAAACTCGTGTTATGGAATTTTCCTCTTGAGGCCCTTAAGGTATGGACAATAGTAAGCTAAATGAAGAGATGACCTTTTGCCCTCTCCTCTtcccaacccaaaaaaaaaaaaagaaaaaaaactaattacatTCATGATATTCATCCAGTGAAAAGAACTTTCATCATAGAATTGACAAAATCAATAACATATTTCTTTTTCCTAGAACTTTTACAGTTTCTGGAAGCGAACAATAATTGCCTAATTTTGGTTGACTTAAGAGGAAGATAATCTCTCTAATAAGTCTCAACCCAAAATATCCTCGGACTCCAAGCGAAAGGTGAACGTGACAGCTATTCTTTCTTGCTGAATAACTACGTGGAAGAGAAGAATAAAATTCAACTGTAGTAGGTGCCTGAGAAAAAGTAGACGCACAAGCAATATACTTTATTCAAGAGAGCCCCTCCTATGGACCAAAAACGAAAATGACAAAAATCAGTAGCCCGTAACTGGAGTACCACTAtaagaaaagatggaattagtGGCACTATACAAGATTTTAGGGAAATGTGTTATAGCAACACTCTATGGTTTCATTTAATTTACTTTGCGCATGTATTCTATGTAGTTTTTGACTTGGTCCTTTGCCATGTCCAATTCTAAAGTACTAGGAGGCATAACCGCAGCGTTGGGCGGCGGTGGAATAGATAGCGCTTCTGCCGTCAACCCTTGGATAAGTAGACAATACATGAATGGCGATATTATTGTCATTGAATTAGGTACCTTGTGGTCGCGGTACGTGTTCTTTACTGATTGGAATACATAAACCTCATGAATTAGACAATATTATATTTATGCTCCGGAAGGAATTGGAATTGCTTACAGTCCAAAAGCAAAACCGTAAATGGAAATTTATTGCATGCATAATACACAGTAGGAGGAAAGTTAACCATTTGATCCTAGTAAAAAAACTAATAACAGAATAAAGGAATGAATAGAAGGGAATAGGACTTCCGAGACCAAGAGTGCAAATTCCAAGTTCATCACAGAGACAACAAGGGGGATAAAAGTGGAAGTGGAAAAAGGTTAAATCTACTGAAGTCAGTCTTAAGTACGAACCACAAATCATTTCATTACATCGGACGACCAATTTCATTGATAATGCAGAATCTACGAacataatatttaattaaatcaTGAACGTGTGATGCCAGGGGTAAATAATTTCTACTCCATTGGTTTCAAAGATTAACAAAGCAAACAAAGTGTGAGATTCAGGAAGAAATAGTAGAACGTCTCCTTCTTGGAGGTTATGATCTGCAACAAAGTCGCTACATTTCCAATGAAATCTATCTTTTCCTGTTTCCAATACTGTAAACTCTAGTTCCGCTTGTAAGAACAATGACCGGAGTCCGATGCTCAACTAATTTTTAATCAGTGTGATCCGGAATTTTCTACAAGACATAAGAATATAAAGTAATTATGTTGCAAAATAGAGGAAGACgaaaattcaagaaataatCTTCTAGGACAGGTATATATAGTGTATGAATTCCCCAGGACAGAATGCAACataaagaaattcaaaaacaatTACAAATAGATCCAAGTAAGCTACCATCAGAACCTTATAGAAAATAACAAACGATGCTTAACCCTCTCAGTGTAATGATGCTTGAgcaaaagaagcaaaaacaattactacttaaaaactatttttgatagccaaaattacaaaataaaatccAAACAGCATACAGTAATAAAATTACTGAAAAATAAATtcttcaaataaaaagaaaagaagcagaACAGATTGTCCAAATAGccaagaaattgtagaaaaagATTAACTATATATCAAATTTGCTAACCTGTTAAATGAATGGCAAATATTAGCAATGGATGGAAGGAGCACAAATGGACCTGGATAACTCATTAGACAGCTCTGCAGGATTATCATGGTAGTTGCATAGGGCAAACCTCATGTAAGCAAAATGAAACAACAAGAAGCAGCACAATAAATGACTGCTAAATCATTCATATGACATATCAAAATGCAAGTCCCAGTGTCTTTCTTTGCAAAATATACAAGGCATCGATCATTCTTTCCCCCTCTCGGGAATGGTTCTTTTTaacccataaaaaaaaaaggcaagcaCATAATTGAGACGAAAAACTGTGAAGACATATTTATAAATCTGTTAAGATAAGTTTGCAAAGGATACCATTTTATCCTTGTAAGGTCATTAATTTCAATAACCGACCGAAGTTCCTATTAAATAGAATCTATACTAATAACTAAAGCTCTTACTACATGAGATTTCCACTGCATCCTCAAGCCAATAACCCCTGTTCCTTTCACTTGCCTCCTTATACTTCTTCCAATCCATTATAGACCAAACTCTCACATCTCTTCAACTCATTTAGTTCCCCTTTTTACCTATTTTGCATCAATTTCATGACTTTGGTCATTACATAGGTCTGGGCATGGGCTTCACATATCAAATCAAGGTTGACATAGCACCAGAACTAAAATTGACATAAAAATGTTACATGGGAGTTCTGAATTCAATGTGTAAAATACTCACTATTAATCCAAATGCTTTAAGTAAATAACGAACACACATACATAGCAAGAACTCACTGCTCCTAGTTTTTCTTTGAATAAAAGTCTTCAGAAAGAAATCCATGTATTTGCTTTACTCCAAGGCCATCAACCAAAATGCAGAAGTAAGCTTTCGAATGAAACATACAAATAAACAGCCTCATATGTTGGCCTTGAAATAAGACTTACACACCAGCCAAAAACAGAACTCACATAAgacactttctttttcttttggtattAAAGTACTATATGAAAGTGTCAAGTATTTTCTTATCAACGATCGCAAACATGAAATACATAGTATCATGCACATAATACCTACCTCATTAAGATAGGCATGTTTGGCactgaataaaaaaaaattaaaaacataaTTATTTTGACAAGTAACTTTTCTGGCTTGAAAGCAAAAAGAAGTTTCCCCTCCTTAGTCATTATTTACTCATGAGATAAACCAGCCAAGATGGTATGAACAAGTTCGCATCACCACCATCTCCTCCATCCACTTTGCCtaagggtccatttgcctgcaAGGAAAATACACAGGAAAAGTGTAAAAAATTCCTTAATCACATCAATATTGCTAataaaatacaactaaaattggaagaatataaaataaataatctAACAACATCAGTTGAGGAAGTGATTCAAATATTCAGTTTCAGTGGCAATTGGAGAATGTTTAGTCATATGCATCTATAATTGTCTTGAAAACACGAAACGGATTTTTCTTCAAGGTGAAGAATATCTCTTAATATCATAATTTTCAAAAGCACAGTGACAAAGATCTTTTAAATTTGGTGGGTTGCAGCCTAGCGTTCACTGGTCTTTCTGCAATAGCAGTAGATCAAAAGTTGCATAAGAATTACTGGGATCGAAATGTGTCTATTTACACAGAATAGTGGCAAGAGATTTACAGAGACAGTACCTAATTTTAAGG contains:
- the LOC113755632 gene encoding BTB/POZ domain-containing protein At2g04740-like — protein: MSELIGIDLDPEDFASSIPLKKVPYGDVYEPSRAGDVDRLKYLLESARMLLESGAICSEHMFDGDRCHYAALNLKVRKLLKAFEARPPPLGPSQAAVRETFWGVRLIRLIWSNWMAKLNFQFQV
- the LOC113762109 gene encoding geranylgeranyl transferase type-1 subunit beta-like translates to MSSTMGAEEDDFLWDSDSEPQFFDKDRHLRFLEMMYDLLPSDYQTQEINRLTLAYFTIIGFDILGSLDRIDKDAVIKWVLSLQAHPKNKDDLNNGQFYGFHGSRSSQFQSNVEGALVPNGSHLACTYCALAILKTVGYDLSLIDFTSILKSMKNLQQLDGSFMPIHCGAETDLRFVFCAVAICFLLGNWSGLDREKAKDYIIKCQSYDGGFGLIPGSESHGGATYCAVASLRLMGYIADDPLSKVMSPCIIDVPMLVDWCLQRQAEDGGFQGRPNKLTDTCYAFWVGGVLKILGAEKFIDEGGLRGFLLTCQSQYGGFSKSSGQFPDLYHSFYGFCAFSLLDEPGLNPVSVEVGVTEIAAVGLYLQL